In the Populus trichocarpa isolate Nisqually-1 chromosome 1, P.trichocarpa_v4.1, whole genome shotgun sequence genome, TTAGCCCCCGCGAACTACTATTGTGTAAAACTAAACGAGAAGGCAACCCTTTCAAAAACCTACAATAATGTGTGCCAGAAAATTCTACTGCCAGATTTATGGTTGCCATTACACACAATCAATATTTGAGGCACACATAAACTAGACACTACACATGCTATTTATACTAGCAACAAGGTCTTTCTTTAAGATTCATTAGGAAACACACTTCAAGCTCAACACCAACAAGCCTCATTTCCTAAATAGAATATGTCAACACATTCTGTTCTTGTTTAGGACTCCAAACCATGCAATTACCAATCTAACGAAAACCTACTCGCCAACTTAAGCCACAACTCACAACTGTTGGTTATTTCAAGGGGTTGGAAATTGTGTTCTGTGGTTCCAGAACTGAAATGCTAGAAAGCAAAGTATATGAAACGAAGTTCTGTAGCTTGGAAAATGGAGCCTTGGGCTTGATTTGGATGAAACTTCTGGTGAACAAGCATATAAGatggtgcggtggattttgcttttttcttgtcAACCAGAGAGATCATATTCTTAACTTTGGAACTAGAGATTATTCCTTCTTCACTTCTTTGGTTTGAAGCTTTACAGATCAATTTGCTTATCAGCCTTCCTTTGCCAAACCTTATTTATGGGGGCTGTGCCTCCATCTTGGTGTTCTTGTAGTATTTTGTTAGTTATCAAAAGGATGGATGGAGAAACTCGATAAGTTTGTGTTTTCCTTATTAGCCATGTTTACATGTGTTTATTTACAGCAAAGGGTATGCAGGACAGCTTAGGGTGCTGTTCCGGGTGTGAATTTCAGGGGCTGTTTACGGTTATGAAAAGTGATGTTAAGAGTAACTTTCTGGTTTGAGTTCTTTTGATGGTTAAGAGCAATAGGATTGACTGGGCTTGGAATTCAATGGAGGTTGTTTGATGGTTGGAATGTGGGATTTGAGTTACTGGAAATTGTAGAAACTACTAGAGTCACACTAGTATGGTTTCTAGGAGTCACATCTAGAGGATAGAAAACCTAAGCTTCACATCTAGAATTCGTAGGAGTCACACCTAAGAGGAGATTGCATCGCAATCAAAAGCAAAATTGTTGGATTTTATTCATCCAGTCTCTTCTAAAAATAATGCATCACATAGCTTTGCATAGAGTTTCTAATACTCCAAGTCCTATATAAGAAAATACTAGTAGTTCTATTTTGGAATATGAAATACCCAATAAAGCTAATTACTTTAAACTAAAGAAACACTAAAAAGACCTGGAAATTCTAGATTTTTCAGCAAACttagaaataacaaaaataccctTGTCTACAACAATACAATCTGAGATTAATGTGTATCTAGAATTTAAAATTAGCTATTTCCTTTAgaataataatggtaataataTTCTCAAAATGGCTAGTATTTTGCAGCGAAGATGTTCTCTGGAGGATTGGATGGAAAAACTATTATCGGACATTGATGTATCCAGAAGTGCTCCAGTAGGAACATTTCTTGAGCTTGAGGCTGCAGCAAGGTCATGTAGGTGTTTGTAGATGCATCTTGAAAATAACTCTGTTTTTTGGTTGAACCTTTAACAGTGTACTGTTCCCAAagcaaagaatataaaatactCTATTGCTCATGCTTTTCTGAATTAATATGTAGTTTTATCCTATTCAGCTTTTGATGATGCAAATCAGCAAGGGGAAGATGTTGATTCATCTGTTATTGGCATGGTTCCATCATTTCTTCTGCAAACCAGCTCGGATGGTTCTGTTCTTGCTGGTAGTACATCAGTTGCATCATATCATGATTATGATTCTCCTGGTGAGATGTCAGGGTTTGCAACTCCAAGGATTGAAAGAGATATCAATGATGATCTTGGCATGGAAGCTTCAATGTCTGATCAAAACATAAGCGATCCCACTGAAACACCTGTTAAACACAGTAGGTTTAGCAAGAGCTCTGTTCTGGAGAACCTAGAAAGGGTTAAAAGTATCACAGGCAGAGATAAACATGCTGATAGTACATCTAAAGCTAAATCTTTTCTTGGTGATGAAACGGTACCTTTGCCCGAACAAGAGTATCTGAGACTGGATGGTCATATCCGACAACTGTCTACAGAGAGTATTGAGAGTGACATCAGTTCTGTGAGAGCTAGTGAAATATCAAATTTGGGGATGGGTAATTTATTTGGTGATAATTCCATTGATTGTCCTGAAGGAACTGAGAGTTCTAAAATCATTGATGCTTCTGTAAGCTCTGATTTACAGTTATCAAGGGATGTACTAGTTGCTCTTCCATCAGATGAGCGCCATAAATTGAACAGGGTTCTTAATACTTTACAGCAAAGACTGGCTACTGCAAAAACAGATGTGGAAGATCTTATAGCAAGATTAAATCAAGAGATTGCTGTGAGGCAATTCTTGACAACAAAGGTATGCTTGACTATGCTTTTGTGCTTTCTTGCTCAGCTTTAGTTTCATTTTTATAGCAGCGTAGGAATAAATTTAAGGTGATGTGTGATGCAGCACTctgttttatcttttatcttttttggaagaaaaattcTTTCTAACATTGAGATGGACCAGGTGAATTTCATTGAAGTTTTGGAGCTAGGTAGACTTGCCATCATTATACTAGTGCTATTTTAATGGCAAAAATTCCAGCAAGATATAAACACCTCTCGCTCTCAACATGCGCATGCACACCTGTGTGTTCTGTATATTCTTATTCCTATTTTAGTGTAACTAATTATCTTTtctgagaagaagagaaacggaTAGACAACAccattatatttgttattacaAATTTACTAAACTCAGTAAAATTGAATGATCTTTTGATGGTAGATGATGTTGAATGGTTTGGATAGACATTCATATTAGTAAAGTGCAACTGAACAATTATGGGCTCGTTGTATTCAAAGGTTTAGGTTTGTCACTGTTATTTAATTGGATGAAATACTGCAGTGCAACCAAAATTGTGCTGTGAATTGTGAAATTCATGTTACCGGACAGCACTAACTCTATTTGCTCCAATCTAGCCGTCATCTCTTGATTCTATGAGTGTAGTAGCATTTTTTGACTGTGGTTTTCAGTAGGCAATTATAAGCCATGCAGTATATAATATTCATGTACATATCAGTAGCGAGGACATAACCGGGTTTTGAGGACTTTTTTTGGTAGGTTAAAGATTTGGAAGTGGATCTTGAGACTACTAGAAACAATTGTAAAGAAAACATGCAACAAGCTGTTTTGATTGAAAGGGAAAGATTTACTCAAACGCAGTGGGACGTGGAGGAACTCCGTAGGCAGTGTTTGGAGTTGGAGCTAAAACTGAAACATGAACAGGTTTGTTCTCTTTAAACTATCATTCTCTACATTTCATTCTATTCCATTATGATGAGAGCTGGTGAATGATCCATGATAATATCCAGGATGAAAAGGCATGTTCTGAGTCTGCTAAAATTTCAATACTGCATGACAACAAAATGTTGCTGCAGCAGTTGGATGTTGCTAGAAAAGATTTTGAAGACTTAAATAAAGATCATGAAGAGTTACAGGTGAAGTCAAAAGCAGATGTAAAGCTCCTTGTTAAAGAGGTCAAATCTCTTCGAAATTCTCAGAGAGAACTAAAGCAGGAGCTTAGCCGATTGATGAAAGAGAAATTAGAAGTAGAGGTAAATTCCCTTTTCACCAAAACGTGTCGGTTTCATCATTTTGCTTCTTGTATCACAAGTTCAAGTCAGGTCTTCAATGTCTACCCAACCAGTTAAATTTTCTCCCTTATTTCTATTAATTTGGTTTGCTCTTAGGTTTTCTTCAATCAATCTTATtgtattgtttctttttgtaatattattgaatgatatttgCATATTCACATGTGGCATTCTACTATGTGCATATAGTTCTTTGTTGCAAAAACCCCATCAATTATTACTGTTTTTTATGTGTATTTCAGAGAGCAGTTCAtaaggaaaagcaaataaccGAGAATGTAATTGCTGCTAATGCCAAGCTGTTGCATGAGTGTGAAATTCTTCACAACAGGCTTGAAGAATGCAGTGTGAACTTCCTTATCGAGGAGGAAGATAAATTAATTGTGGATACTTCATCACCATCTGATGCCATTGATCTCTTGACTACATCTGACAATCGAATTGGCCTCCTTCTTGCAGAGGTAACTTCccacattttatttattacccTGAAAATGAGAAAATGTTTCCACCTTGAATCTTTTTTCCACATGATGGTAGCTTTGGAGTTTGGAGTATTGAAATATAGTGTTTGGACAATCTCATTTAAAACATGGTGCTTTTCCCCACAAAATATAGTACCTTGTATGCTTTCATATCAAacataaatgcatgcatttacaTTGCATgtgaataatttaaatttgtgcATTTCTGGATGAATTTATATGGGTGTTGATTTATTTAACAACCAACTTATTCTCATCAGCCTCAGTGATTTAAAACCGTTAAActattattcttattctttgaATCAATGGTTCCTTGCATGTGATATTTGGATGAAAGAATGAAGGTGCGCAGATAGTGGTTTGGAATGCAGTGGGATTTATCATTGTTCTGTGAACATTTAAATTCTTGACAGGGATATCCTTCTCTATGCTCTTGACAGGGATATCCTTTTCTACATGtctatttgatgttttttcggAACCTTTGTTCATCAACTGATTGATATGGATTGTAATCCATATAAAAAACCGAAGAACAGTCTGTAGAAAAGATGTGTCTAcccaaagaaagaagacaatttAGATTGCTACTGCATGAGACAATTCTATCCATCTCTCATGGCAGGACGCAAACATGATGGATAGATGCATGCAAGGTGACTTTTcaaataatctgaaaaaaaaaacctttgaaagtACCAGTTTTTGGGAAAAAAGTCCAAATCGATGCTGGTGCTGGGTGATGACACAACATTACGTGGAACAGTTTTGAAATCTGCAATTTTTTAAATCTGCACTATTTACAATTACAGCATAGTGTGTTAAGATTCGTTATCCAACTTGGTGTCTTGGGTGCATTATAGGCTCTAAAGAAATTCAGAAGTGTTTCATGTACAAAATCTAGACTGGTTTTCCTTGCACTGCACACTATAGACTAAACTCTGGTTGAACAGGTTTCTATGATTTCATGTACCATCCTACCTTTGTAACATCCTTTTCTCATAATTTCTTGCAATCCTGGTTATATTAACCTTTACATGCTTGCATTTGTTTCATAAACTCGAGCAGGCACAGCTCCTGGCGCAGGATTTGGAAAATTCTGTGGCAAGATTGGATGAAACTCACAACACAAATGACAGTGATAGAACGGAGAATGAGTTGAGGAAGATGCTGACAGAAACTTTCATTGACAATGCCAGATTGAGGATGCAGGTCAATTCCATAATCCGATGTGCTCTAAACATACATTTGAAGTCTGATAAagatgatgaggatgaggaaGCTCCTTTGAGAAAAACTGTCTTAAGCAAATTCTTAGAAAGATAATATACAAGGATATGGAAACAAAAAAGCATTTTCATGTTAGATTGTATATTTAATAATAGTTATCAGATTGTTAAATGCAGCAGTTGCCATGCAAAGGTGCCTGACCATACCACACAAGTTCTAGCGTACAAAACTCAGACCATTCACAGCCAAAGCCAGGCCAGGCTATACAATTTCTGGCCAACACATAAACAGGCTACACCTAGATGTGCACTTCTTccaacttcattttatttttctcttcttatacATTATTATATCttccaacttcattttttttttctcttcttctactttattatatctttcaatatttttttacataagcTTCAAATAATCTCCTATTCTTGAAGGACTTACTTTTTAGGCTAACATCCAGCCAATCGGTTAAGCCTATCAACCAAAGGCAAGCCCATTACTCCATCATTATCAACCCATAACATAACCATGAAAAGTTAAATTTTGTCTGAAGGGTTTTCACAACTTCATTTTGTAGCCTTGTTTGTGGAAACCTAACAAAAACTAGTTCATTTTCTCTTATCTATCATACTTTTTCATGATGGTGAAACTAAGACATGAAAAAGTACTCTTCCATGGATGGTGAAATTTCAAGACATGAAAAAGATTGATCTCCGTACCATAGAAACTCTAGCTCTCCAACAACTCTCTTATTAAGTTCAAGTGCTTAATAATATTGTATAGCCATACAAAAACATCTTCTTAATCTTCCATtccattaatataaaatataacatataGCTTCATTACATGAACTAAAAGCACAAAGACAACTCTGATTCCTCAAAGAAACAAGATAAAATGATATGTAAAGTATGCACGAAACCTTAACTTTACAAAGGAGTTGTTCTCTCATTTGACTTTCGCTCACATGCTCCcgatgaaaaaaatttagacaCAAGATGAGATCAATAATTGCATAAGCTTATAAGAATGAACATTAGTCCCACTTGGTGATAGATTCTATTTTGTTATTGAGTGTTACACACTAACCTCTCTAAAGAATGTGTCTCTGAGAAGGCCAACTTAGACAATCATAATGGTTTTACAAACCCTAGagagaacataaaaaacatcaGAAGCATCCTAGagtttttgaaacaaaatattgatGCAAAGTGCAAAGTTTTCCCAACAACATTTTATGGTTTTGCCAAGGTATGGTATCACAATCTTGAACCTGACTAATTATTAGCCTTCACAATCTCTATGTAAGGCTCATATTTCGTTTTAGCACTATcattctagataaaaaaaaaagcaagactAAGCTCTTTTCCATTACCCAATGAGAAGATAAGAGCACTATAGCTTATCTTTAAAGATTTAACGAGGAAATgctaaacatgaaaaatatacttGAATCAATTGCCACTAAAGCCTTGATTAGTGGAGTCTATAACCACTCATTATAGGAAAACTTGTATACTCTCTCTAATAGAACTCTTCTCAATGTAAAATAGGCAATGAAGAATCATATTCGAGTAAAACATGCAAATGTCACTAGATAGGGACAACTTCATTTTCAAATA is a window encoding:
- the LOC18094868 gene encoding PX domain-containing protein EREX isoform X1 produces the protein MDMYTYDLSLLDFSDPFFDPISTSHLHHLLHRSSSSSSSSSKSSTVIDRHDKPKSPPRHRHDGTSPLPLGMDWCLPPRKWDGRNSVWPHDPHTGWSYCVTIPSWILVPKSRGSDPVAFYRVQVGVLSPEGLTTTRGILRRFSDFLNLFYELKKAFPLKTLPPAPPKTILRMKSRTSVEERRCSLEDWMEKLLSDIDVSRSAPVGTFLELEAAARSSFDDANQQGEDVDSSVIGMVPSFLLQTSSDGSVLAGSTSVASYHDYDSPGEMSGFATPRIERDINDDLGMEASMSDQNISDPTETPVKHSRFSKSSVLENLERVKSITGRDKHADSTSKAKSFLGDETVPLPEQEYLRLDGHIRQLSTESIESDISSVRASEISNLGMGNLFGDNSIDCPEGTESSKIIDASVSSDLQLSRDVLVALPSDERHKLNRVLNTLQQRLATAKTDVEDLIARLNQEIAVRQFLTTKVKDLEVDLETTRNNCKENMQQAVLIERERFTQTQWDVEELRRQCLELELKLKHEQDEKACSESAKISILHDNKMLLQQLDVARKDFEDLNKDHEELQVKSKADVKLLVKEVKSLRNSQRELKQELSRLMKEKLEVERAVHKEKQITENVIAANAKLLHECEILHNRLEECSVNFLIEEEDKLIVDTSSPSDAIDLLTTSDNRIGLLLAEAQLLAQDLENSVARLDETHNTNDSDRTENELRKMLTETFIDNARLRMQVNSIIRCALNIHLKSDKDDEDEEAPLRKTVLSKFLER
- the LOC18094868 gene encoding PX domain-containing protein EREX isoform X2, with protein sequence MDGIPFGLMIHIPDGAIVLPFLLGFLCPSQEVQILSRVQVGVLSPEGLTTTRGILRRFSDFLNLFYELKKAFPLKTLPPAPPKTILRMKSRTSVEERRCSLEDWMEKLLSDIDVSRSAPVGTFLELEAAARSSFDDANQQGEDVDSSVIGMVPSFLLQTSSDGSVLAGSTSVASYHDYDSPGEMSGFATPRIERDINDDLGMEASMSDQNISDPTETPVKHSRFSKSSVLENLERVKSITGRDKHADSTSKAKSFLGDETVPLPEQEYLRLDGHIRQLSTESIESDISSVRASEISNLGMGNLFGDNSIDCPEGTESSKIIDASVSSDLQLSRDVLVALPSDERHKLNRVLNTLQQRLATAKTDVEDLIARLNQEIAVRQFLTTKVKDLEVDLETTRNNCKENMQQAVLIERERFTQTQWDVEELRRQCLELELKLKHEQDEKACSESAKISILHDNKMLLQQLDVARKDFEDLNKDHEELQVKSKADVKLLVKEVKSLRNSQRELKQELSRLMKEKLEVERAVHKEKQITENVIAANAKLLHECEILHNRLEECSVNFLIEEEDKLIVDTSSPSDAIDLLTTSDNRIGLLLAEAQLLAQDLENSVARLDETHNTNDSDRTENELRKMLTETFIDNARLRMQVNSIIRCALNIHLKSDKDDEDEEAPLRKTVLSKFLER